The Methanohalophilus portucalensis genome window below encodes:
- a CDS encoding winged helix-turn-helix domain-containing protein/riboflavin kinase gives MHLIPALKELGLLGGLNHPVKLSSAEFAEYMATSSKTSARILKSLEDEGYIERRIVPGGQEVLLSKTGRQLLKKEYEDYRHIFTEIVEKNPIYLRGHIVSGLGEGHYYIGQEGYQRQFGDKLGFAPYPGTLNVHLDDLSLKFRDKLAESAVIPISGFTSGERTFGACHCFCVKVEGFEAAVVVPDRTHYPADLLEIISPVKLRDELDLKDGDEVEVTVDY, from the coding sequence ATGCATCTAATTCCAGCACTGAAAGAACTGGGCCTCCTAGGCGGATTGAATCATCCGGTTAAACTATCCTCAGCTGAGTTTGCCGAATACATGGCGACCAGTTCCAAGACTTCAGCCAGGATTCTCAAATCCCTGGAAGATGAAGGCTATATTGAGAGGCGTATTGTGCCTGGTGGACAGGAAGTACTGCTCTCGAAAACTGGCCGGCAATTGTTGAAAAAGGAATACGAAGATTACAGGCATATATTCACCGAAATCGTTGAGAAAAACCCGATTTATCTGCGGGGACATATTGTAAGCGGGCTTGGTGAAGGTCACTACTATATTGGCCAGGAAGGCTACCAGCGCCAGTTCGGGGACAAACTCGGTTTTGCTCCTTACCCTGGGACTCTCAATGTGCATCTGGATGACCTTAGCCTGAAGTTCAGGGATAAACTTGCAGAAAGTGCTGTGATTCCTATCTCCGGTTTCACAAGCGGGGAGCGTACTTTCGGTGCATGTCATTGTTTTTGTGTGAAAGTTGAGGGTTTTGAGGCAGCAGTTGTGGTTCCAGACAGGACCCATTATCCGGCTGATCTGCTGGAGATAATCTCCCCCGTGAAATTGCGTGATGAGCTTGATTTGAAGGACGGAGATGAGGTAGAGGTTACTGTTGATTATTGA
- a CDS encoding ion transporter encodes MKKYNPYENRPSHTGWRRDLYDIIFEADTPLGKAFDIALIVAILGSVAIVMLDSVQSISTVHHHSLYMLEWNFTILFTIEYILRLICVRDKKKYATSFFGIIDLLAILPTYLIVILPGGQYLLVVRILRLLRIFRILKLVQYLSETELLLRALKESQRKITIFLFTILNLVVILGSVMYVVESSNPQFSSIPESIFWGIVTITTVGYGDIIPTTFLGKTIASLVMIIGYSIIAVPTGIITQSIIRVSNEEDKAKIVEQTKGNMFSKKCPGCAFQGHDLDAAYCKRCGERLEEE; translated from the coding sequence ATGAAAAAATACAACCCATATGAGAACAGGCCCTCTCATACAGGCTGGAGAAGAGACCTGTATGATATAATCTTCGAGGCTGATACACCTCTTGGAAAGGCCTTCGATATAGCACTTATAGTTGCCATCCTGGGAAGTGTTGCAATTGTAATGTTGGACAGTGTGCAATCCATAAGCACCGTCCATCACCATAGCCTTTACATGCTGGAATGGAATTTCACCATTCTGTTCACCATAGAATATATCCTGCGGCTTATTTGTGTCAGAGACAAAAAAAAGTATGCTACCAGTTTTTTTGGTATAATAGATCTGCTGGCAATACTGCCTACTTACCTTATAGTGATCCTGCCCGGCGGACAATACCTTCTTGTGGTACGTATCCTGAGACTGTTGCGGATATTCAGGATACTTAAGCTCGTGCAATATCTCTCGGAAACCGAACTTTTGCTCAGGGCCCTTAAGGAGAGTCAGCGCAAGATTACGATATTTTTGTTTACAATCCTGAATCTTGTCGTGATACTGGGTTCTGTGATGTATGTTGTTGAAAGCTCCAATCCACAATTTTCCAGTATACCCGAGAGTATTTTCTGGGGCATCGTCACCATAACAACGGTAGGTTACGGGGATATTATACCCACCACATTCCTGGGAAAGACCATCGCTTCACTGGTAATGATCATCGGTTATTCTATCATCGCTGTACCTACAGGGATAATCACACAATCTATAATACGAGTTTCCAACGAGGAAGATAAAGCAAAAATCGTAGAACAGACAAAAGGAAATATGTTTTCAAAAAAATGTCCGGGTTGTGCTTTTCAGGGACATGATCTGGATGCTGCCTACTGTAAACGTTGTGGGGAGAGACTTGAGGAGGAATGA
- a CDS encoding copper-translocating P-type ATPase has translation MEHGDNNGHSHHAMMLEDFRKRFFVSVVLTLPVLFLSPIIRQGLESAGVSLPAIEGASYLLFAFSTLIFFYGGKPFLTGLLDELKSRQPGMMTLIAVAISVAYIYSSLVVFGLAGKFFFWELATLIDIMLLGHWIEMRSVMGASMALEELAKLMPSKAHRIGKDGETEDVALNELQNGDRLLVKPGEKIPADGSILKGQSSVNEAMLSGETTPISKEKDDEVIGGSINGEGSLEIIIEKTGSDSFLSQVIELVKQAQESRSRAQDLANRAALWLTIIALSAGAITLFAWFNLADYDFAFSLERAVTVMVITCPHALGLAIPLVIAVSSALAANNGLLIKDRAAFEKAHEVDAVVFDKTGTLTEGKFGVTDIIPFENVSEEEILKLAASVEAESEHSIARGIVESTEEKYPIEDFNSIPGKGAYATVEDRQITVASGSYIADQGFEPDAAETEGLTAQGKTVVFVVEEDRLIGAIALADIIRPESKQAIATLKERGIRCMMLTGDNDNVARWVAESIGLDEYFAEVLPKEKEGKVKEIQDRGLRVAMTGDGVNDAPALARADLGVAIGAGTDVAVETADIVLVRSNPLDMITVLDLSAKTYSKMKQNLFWATGYNAIAIPLAAGVLVGQGILLSPAVGAVLMSLSTVIVAVNAKFLSLK, from the coding sequence ATGGAGCATGGAGATAATAATGGACATTCGCATCATGCAATGATGCTGGAAGATTTCAGGAAACGCTTTTTCGTATCTGTAGTTCTTACATTACCGGTTTTATTTCTTTCACCTATAATTCGCCAGGGGTTGGAAAGTGCAGGAGTGAGCCTACCGGCAATTGAAGGTGCCTCTTATCTGCTTTTTGCCTTTTCCACACTGATCTTCTTCTACGGTGGCAAACCCTTCCTTACCGGCCTGCTGGATGAACTCAAATCCCGCCAACCCGGCATGATGACATTGATTGCCGTTGCCATCAGTGTGGCCTACATATACAGCAGCCTGGTGGTTTTCGGTCTGGCAGGCAAATTCTTTTTCTGGGAACTTGCAACCCTTATCGACATCATGCTCCTGGGCCACTGGATCGAGATGAGATCTGTAATGGGAGCTTCCATGGCTCTTGAGGAACTGGCAAAACTCATGCCTTCAAAAGCCCACCGCATAGGAAAAGATGGTGAGACCGAGGATGTAGCACTGAACGAGTTACAGAATGGAGACAGGTTGCTGGTCAAACCCGGGGAAAAAATTCCTGCAGATGGCAGTATCCTAAAGGGACAATCTTCGGTCAATGAAGCAATGTTGTCCGGAGAAACCACACCGATATCCAAAGAAAAAGACGATGAAGTGATTGGTGGTTCCATCAACGGGGAAGGGTCCCTGGAGATCATTATCGAAAAGACCGGTTCCGATTCATTCCTTTCGCAGGTAATTGAACTTGTAAAACAGGCACAAGAAAGCCGCTCCCGTGCACAGGACCTGGCCAACAGGGCCGCCCTGTGGCTGACTATAATAGCCTTAAGTGCAGGTGCTATAACCCTGTTTGCCTGGTTTAATCTGGCAGACTATGATTTCGCTTTTTCCCTGGAAAGAGCTGTTACCGTAATGGTAATCACATGTCCCCATGCCCTTGGTCTAGCAATTCCCCTTGTGATTGCAGTATCCTCTGCACTGGCCGCCAACAACGGGCTGCTGATCAAGGACAGGGCTGCCTTTGAGAAGGCACATGAGGTCGATGCGGTGGTTTTTGACAAGACCGGAACACTTACTGAAGGAAAATTCGGGGTCACCGACATAATTCCCTTTGAGAATGTATCAGAAGAAGAAATCTTGAAACTGGCTGCTTCAGTAGAAGCCGAATCGGAACATTCCATAGCCCGGGGTATTGTGGAATCTACAGAGGAAAAATATCCTATTGAGGATTTCAACAGTATCCCCGGCAAGGGAGCGTATGCAACAGTTGAGGACAGGCAAATCACAGTTGCAAGTGGCTCCTATATAGCTGACCAGGGGTTCGAACCTGACGCAGCTGAAACAGAGGGGTTAACAGCTCAGGGTAAGACTGTTGTTTTCGTGGTTGAGGAGGATAGATTAATTGGTGCCATTGCCCTCGCAGATATTATACGTCCCGAATCAAAACAGGCTATTGCAACCCTTAAAGAGCGGGGCATACGCTGCATGATGCTTACGGGAGATAATGATAATGTAGCCCGGTGGGTAGCTGAAAGCATAGGCCTTGACGAATATTTTGCCGAAGTACTCCCAAAGGAAAAAGAAGGGAAGGTCAAGGAAATCCAGGATCGCGGACTGCGTGTAGCAATGACTGGTGATGGTGTGAATGATGCACCTGCCCTGGCCCGTGCTGACCTCGGTGTGGCAATCGGGGCCGGAACTGATGTGGCAGTGGAAACGGCAGATATTGTGCTGGTACGCAGCAATCCCCTTGATATGATAACTGTCCTGGATCTTTCGGCAAAGACCTACAGCAAGATGAAGCAGAACCTGTTCTGGGCCACAGGTTACAATGCCATTGCCATCCCACTTGCAGCAGGGGTGCTGGTGGGACAGGGAATCCTGCTGTCCCCGGCTGTAGGGGCGGTGCTTATGTCGCTGAGTACGGTTATAGTTGCAGTCAATGCAAAATTCCTCTCCCTTAAATGA
- the fhcD gene encoding formylmethanofuran--tetrahydromethanopterin N-formyltransferase — protein MEINGVEIEDTFAEAFPIKIGRVLITAVNEKWARVAAQEATGFGTSVIMCPAEGGIERVASPDETPDGRPGVYIQLCTFGYKSLEEQLLERLGQCVLTAPTTAMFNGLPDAEKQFDTGFKLKFFADGTESETEVGGRKAYKIPMMEGDFITEHSMGGVKGIAGGNFFIFGDCQMSALNAAEAAVEAIEKVEGSITPFPGGIVASGSKPGANKYTFLKATANEKFCPSIRDQIEDTQIPEGVGAVYEIVINGVSEEAISSAMSAGIKTAVKVPGVKKISAGNYGGNLGPYKFNLHDLV, from the coding sequence ATGGAAATTAACGGAGTAGAAATCGAAGATACTTTTGCAGAAGCATTCCCGATAAAGATCGGAAGAGTACTGATCACAGCCGTGAACGAAAAATGGGCAAGGGTAGCTGCACAGGAAGCCACAGGTTTTGGTACCTCTGTCATCATGTGTCCCGCAGAAGGCGGTATCGAAAGGGTTGCCAGTCCTGATGAAACCCCTGATGGAAGACCTGGTGTTTACATCCAGCTCTGCACCTTCGGCTACAAGTCCCTGGAAGAACAGCTCCTGGAAAGACTGGGCCAGTGCGTATTGACCGCTCCCACAACAGCCATGTTCAACGGTCTCCCGGATGCTGAAAAACAGTTTGACACCGGTTTCAAGCTCAAATTCTTCGCAGACGGTACAGAATCCGAAACCGAAGTCGGTGGCAGGAAGGCCTATAAGATTCCAATGATGGAAGGTGACTTTATTACCGAACACTCCATGGGTGGAGTAAAAGGTATAGCAGGAGGGAACTTCTTCATCTTCGGAGACTGCCAGATGAGTGCTCTCAATGCCGCAGAAGCAGCAGTTGAAGCTATAGAGAAGGTAGAAGGCTCCATTACTCCATTCCCCGGTGGTATAGTGGCCAGCGGCTCCAAACCAGGTGCCAACAAGTACACTTTCCTCAAGGCAACAGCAAACGAAAAGTTCTGCCCCTCCATCAGAGACCAGATAGAGGATACCCAGATCCCCGAAGGTGTGGGAGCAGTTTACGAGATCGTTATCAACGGTGTCAGCGAAGAAGCAATTTCCAGCGCAATGTCAGCCGGTATAAAGACAGCCGTAAAGGTTCCGGGTGTCAAAAAGATCTCCGCAGGCAATTACGGCGGAAACCTTGGCCCCTACAAATTCAATCTCCATGACCTCGTATGA
- a CDS encoding PH domain-containing protein, giving the protein MSRGPLFSFSDSVMMLESEPSERIDSRALKSWFVSGLLLGIATFSIPLAYIVLIGPAWDLPRYWGWIGIALVTVFTLWSAIIAPQLRIRFWRYEIRENEVDIQNGIFIIRRTLIPMVRIQHVDTEHGPVMRFFGLATLRISTAATDHYIPALSREKAAELMGEIAALARVSDEDV; this is encoded by the coding sequence ATGAGCCGGGGTCCTCTTTTTTCTTTTTCGGATTCGGTAATGATGCTTGAAAGTGAACCCTCTGAGCGTATCGATTCACGTGCATTGAAATCCTGGTTTGTAAGCGGACTCTTGCTAGGTATTGCCACCTTTTCAATTCCATTAGCATACATCGTTCTAATAGGTCCTGCATGGGATTTGCCACGGTATTGGGGCTGGATAGGTATAGCACTGGTGACAGTATTCACATTATGGTCGGCAATAATTGCACCACAACTCAGGATACGTTTCTGGCGCTATGAAATAAGAGAAAATGAAGTAGATATCCAGAACGGTATTTTCATTATCAGAAGAACTCTTATCCCTATGGTCAGGATACAGCATGTTGATACTGAACACGGCCCCGTGATGAGATTCTTCGGGCTGGCAACATTAAGGATATCCACAGCTGCTACAGACCATTATATTCCCGCTTTATCAAGGGAAAAAGCTGCAGAGCTCATGGGAGAAATAGCAGCTCTTGCAAGAGTAAGTGATGAAGATGTCTGA
- a CDS encoding PH domain-containing protein produces the protein MSEFKRQHPVMIILETVKSIIYAIPPVFFFALSLRDELSSVDIPLLLVIALIATLTYSTAKWYLFTYQYENGYLHIRKGLLFKKERSIKRERVQTVNVITNFIQKLLGVTSLHVKTAGSTEAELSLTAVTLQESQNIKTYLENHTTNESAKNHTEESETGNSKVDTVNTYNIPLRNLLLAGATSGRFMLLFSLIAAGLSQLYPYIPENYLGLVLERVIPQNNINISLLLILIFGLLLLSWIISTLVFAVQYANFTLQRQEDDIRISYGLIEQKEYNLNMKRIQALSVKDSLLRQPLNLCSIYAEVAGGSSEKQDYVTTLYPLLNLRELSKFMDNMFPEYTIPENMHPLPLRSRKRYIIRLLVPAIVIVLLLQLVPYGWVSLLVLPPVFLLGLSRYNTGGTAILEKQLTLRFRNIHRYHVFVLRDHIQTMQISSNPFQRMSDLDTIGISVLSSRGGNRFALADVDREESGKIWNWFSRN, from the coding sequence ATGTCTGAATTTAAGCGCCAGCATCCCGTCATGATAATCCTAGAGACAGTCAAAAGCATAATATATGCAATACCACCGGTGTTCTTCTTTGCATTATCCCTAAGGGATGAATTGAGCAGTGTGGACATTCCTCTTCTGCTTGTTATTGCTTTGATCGCCACCCTTACGTATTCTACAGCAAAATGGTATCTTTTCACCTATCAGTATGAAAACGGCTACTTGCACATAAGAAAGGGATTGCTATTTAAAAAGGAAAGATCAATCAAGAGAGAAAGAGTCCAGACGGTCAATGTAATCACAAATTTTATACAAAAACTTCTGGGTGTCACGAGTTTACATGTAAAAACAGCCGGCAGTACAGAAGCAGAACTATCACTCACCGCTGTAACCCTGCAGGAAAGCCAGAATATAAAGACCTATTTAGAAAACCATACAACAAACGAATCCGCCAAAAATCATACAGAAGAATCAGAAACCGGGAATTCAAAAGTAGATACTGTAAATACTTACAATATCCCCCTACGTAATCTGCTTCTGGCAGGAGCCACTTCAGGAAGGTTCATGTTACTTTTTTCCCTTATAGCGGCTGGATTATCCCAGCTTTATCCATATATTCCTGAAAATTATCTGGGACTCGTTCTTGAGCGGGTAATTCCTCAGAACAATATCAATATCAGTCTACTCCTGATACTAATATTTGGATTATTGCTGCTTTCATGGATTATATCAACCCTGGTCTTTGCAGTCCAATACGCCAATTTTACCCTGCAACGCCAGGAAGATGATATCCGGATATCCTACGGCCTTATCGAACAGAAGGAATACAACCTGAATATGAAACGAATCCAGGCGCTGTCTGTAAAGGATAGTTTGCTGCGACAGCCCCTTAACCTGTGTTCGATCTATGCAGAAGTTGCCGGGGGCAGCTCTGAAAAACAGGATTATGTGACTACATTATATCCTCTGCTGAATTTAAGGGAACTGTCAAAATTCATGGACAACATGTTTCCCGAATACACTATTCCTGAAAATATGCATCCCCTGCCATTGAGGTCAAGGAAACGTTATATTATACGTTTACTGGTTCCAGCTATTGTGATTGTTTTATTGCTCCAGCTGGTTCCCTACGGATGGGTCTCCCTGTTGGTCCTGCCTCCTGTCTTCTTATTGGGACTTTCCCGCTACAATACAGGAGGAACTGCTATCCTGGAAAAACAATTAACACTCAGATTCCGCAATATCCACCGCTATCATGTATTCGTATTGAGAGACCATATCCAGACTATGCAGATAAGTTCCAACCCTTTCCAGCGCATGAGTGATCTGGATACAATCGGGATTTCCGTATTATCATCAAGAGGCGGAAACCGGTTTGCACTCGCTGATGTTGACAGGGAAGAAAGTGGGAAAATCTGGAACTGGTTTTCCCGCAACTAA
- a CDS encoding TraB/GumN family protein, translated as MANDPYITDSRQDTMSYNYESTTSSSEVQEHDFSTDSTSENVGPAPSRISLVGTAHVSEKSIREVKETIHNQQPDVVAVELCKGRYDALKGKTQTSDISVKELLAEGKIYFFLVHMLLAHVQKRIGKDMGVQPGAEMLAAIEAAEEIGADVALVDRDIQVTLQRFWGKMGLIEKTKMIGTLIAAALGIGGGDDIDIDNITEQDTVTVLIEELRHTSPNAAEVLIDERDAYIAGSLARTAAGGGKNIVAVVGAGHRNGIEKYLSNPRTIPPLSSLVTLPKKRFSLMKVFGIAIVALALATFLLIILSGTSIELLLIAFGWWFIINGTLSALGTIIAGGHPYSIATSFGVAWLTSLNPMMAAGWFAGLVEAKQRHPTTADFKAMMDTESFAEARQNRFFKVVLVAALANIGSVVGTFLGAWVMIQVTGVDPLELIRSSLSSGLAMLGL; from the coding sequence ATGGCTAATGACCCGTATATTACCGATTCCCGACAGGACACCATGAGCTATAACTATGAAAGCACCACCAGCTCTTCAGAAGTTCAGGAACACGATTTCTCAACAGATTCCACTTCTGAAAATGTGGGTCCTGCTCCTTCCAGGATAAGCTTGGTGGGAACGGCCCATGTTTCGGAAAAAAGTATCCGTGAAGTAAAGGAGACTATTCACAACCAGCAACCTGATGTCGTTGCTGTTGAATTGTGCAAGGGCCGCTATGATGCCCTTAAGGGTAAGACCCAAACCTCGGATATATCTGTTAAGGAACTGCTTGCAGAGGGTAAGATCTATTTTTTCCTGGTCCATATGCTGCTTGCCCATGTCCAGAAAAGGATAGGCAAGGATATGGGAGTACAGCCCGGTGCTGAAATGTTAGCTGCGATTGAAGCAGCAGAAGAAATTGGGGCGGACGTTGCCCTTGTAGATCGTGATATCCAGGTAACTCTTCAGCGTTTCTGGGGAAAAATGGGTTTGATCGAAAAAACAAAAATGATAGGAACCCTGATAGCCGCAGCTCTTGGAATTGGAGGCGGCGATGATATCGATATCGATAATATCACCGAACAGGATACAGTTACAGTCCTGATCGAGGAATTACGTCATACCTCCCCCAATGCTGCAGAAGTACTTATCGATGAGAGGGATGCCTACATTGCAGGCAGTCTGGCAAGAACGGCTGCAGGTGGCGGTAAAAACATAGTCGCTGTTGTAGGTGCGGGTCACAGGAATGGTATCGAGAAATATCTCTCCAACCCCAGGACCATACCCCCGTTATCGTCTCTGGTAACCCTGCCCAAAAAACGTTTTAGTTTGATGAAGGTCTTTGGTATCGCTATAGTGGCTCTGGCACTTGCAACATTCCTGTTGATTATCCTATCAGGGACTTCCATTGAACTCCTGTTGATCGCCTTTGGATGGTGGTTTATCATAAACGGCACCCTGAGTGCTTTAGGGACAATCATTGCGGGGGGACATCCCTATTCTATAGCGACATCCTTTGGTGTAGCCTGGCTGACTTCCTTGAATCCCATGATGGCTGCAGGCTGGTTTGCAGGTCTTGTGGAAGCAAAACAGCGCCATCCCACGACTGCTGATTTCAAAGCCATGATGGATACAGAATCTTTTGCAGAGGCACGTCAAAACAGATTTTTCAAAGTAGTTCTGGTGGCAGCCCTAGCAAATATCGGAAGTGTGGTAGGGACATTCCTGGGAGCCTGGGTTATGATACAAGTTACAGGAGTGGACCCGCTGGAATTGATACGCAGTTCCCTTTCGTCTGGGTTGGCCATGCTGGGTCTTTAA
- a CDS encoding CBS domain-containing protein yields the protein MKTSFKIGSVMGIPILIHITFLIVLFLFAFVFSSVPEPVGFADVQPALLGYGLSLLTTILLFTCVLLHELGHSYFAKKYGVKIDNITLFLIGGVSSMEEMPRDPGQEAKMAFAGPFVSFLIGGILFGLNLIVDMMVAGYSTTIPYRLVYILASINIVLGAFNLIPAFPMDGGRILRAFFARRMNYIQATRNAATVGKFFAFMLALLGILSNPWNPWLLLIAVFIYMGASGEERSTAVTRTLENVMVKDVMSSDIISVSPEMNLEELVQFMFEHKHMGYPVIQHNVLKGIVTFTDVHKVAQVDRISTLVSDVMTRDVVTISPADNASEAFKVLNNNNVGRLVVMEDGEIIGILSRTDLMHTMTLLSE from the coding sequence ATGAAAACTTCTTTCAAAATCGGTAGTGTAATGGGTATCCCTATATTGATCCATATCACTTTTCTTATTGTACTGTTTCTCTTTGCATTTGTTTTTTCAAGTGTACCCGAACCCGTTGGATTTGCAGATGTCCAGCCTGCTCTATTAGGTTACGGCCTGTCCCTTTTGACAACCATCCTCCTTTTTACCTGTGTACTCTTGCACGAGCTGGGTCATTCCTATTTTGCAAAAAAGTATGGGGTTAAGATAGATAACATCACCCTTTTTTTGATTGGTGGTGTATCTTCAATGGAAGAGATGCCCCGTGATCCTGGACAGGAAGCAAAAATGGCTTTTGCGGGACCATTTGTAAGTTTTTTGATTGGTGGTATCCTGTTTGGATTGAATTTGATTGTAGATATGATGGTTGCAGGTTATTCTACTACCATACCCTATCGTCTTGTCTATATCCTTGCTTCCATCAATATTGTATTGGGGGCATTCAACTTGATTCCTGCTTTCCCCATGGATGGGGGTAGGATTTTGCGTGCATTTTTTGCTCGCCGTATGAATTATATACAGGCAACCCGTAACGCAGCGACTGTCGGGAAATTTTTTGCTTTCATGCTGGCACTTTTGGGTATTCTTTCCAATCCCTGGAATCCCTGGCTTTTGTTGATTGCGGTATTTATTTACATGGGAGCTTCAGGAGAGGAACGTTCCACTGCTGTTACCCGTACCCTTGAGAATGTCATGGTAAAAGATGTGATGAGCAGTGATATTATTTCAGTATCTCCTGAGATGAACCTGGAAGAACTCGTACAATTCATGTTTGAACACAAACATATGGGTTATCCGGTGATCCAGCACAATGTTTTAAAAGGCATTGTTACGTTTACGGATGTACATAAGGTAGCGCAAGTGGATAGGATAAGTACCCTCGTTTCCGATGTGATGACAAGGGATGTGGTTACTATCTCACCTGCCGATAATGCATCTGAAGCCTTCAAGGTCCTGAACAATAATAACGTAGGCCGTCTTGTGGTAATGGAAGATGGAGAGATTATCGGCATCCTTTCAAGAACAGACCTTATGCATACAATGACACTTTTAAGTGAGTAA
- a CDS encoding ORC1-type DNA replication protein has product MDNGSLDGLFEELLETESLFKNKEVLRPAYTPENLPHRSNQINNIATVLVSALRGHTPSNVLIYGKTGTGKTAVARYVGIELERKSDHLNVQCNVLYINCEVIDTQYRLLANLAKQFGEDVPMTGWPTDQVFFRFKEAVDSRKQVIIIILDEIDKLIKKGDDVLYNLSRMNTDLKNARVSMIGISNDLKFTEFLDPRVKSSLGEEEIIFPPYDAEQISDILRQRAAIAYKENSMDDMVIPLCSAFAAQEHGDARRALDLMRVAGEIAEREKKNIIEEEHVRQAQEKIEVDRIVEVIRTLPTQSKLALYSVMLLRNNGHRNVTTGEVYNVYRQLCRNVDTDILTQRRVTDLISELDMLGILNAIVVSKGRYGRTKEIVLSVPVESTKKVLLEDYRLNMLADFKPVLTAQMHL; this is encoded by the coding sequence ATGGATAATGGTTCACTTGATGGGTTATTTGAAGAGTTATTGGAGACAGAATCCCTTTTTAAGAATAAGGAAGTGTTGAGACCTGCGTATACACCGGAAAATCTTCCTCATCGTAGTAACCAGATAAATAATATTGCTACGGTACTGGTATCAGCTTTGAGGGGTCATACACCTTCTAATGTTCTCATTTATGGAAAAACAGGTACAGGTAAAACTGCTGTTGCTAGATATGTGGGTATTGAACTTGAAAGGAAAAGTGATCATCTCAATGTACAATGTAATGTGCTGTACATAAATTGCGAAGTAATAGATACACAGTATAGGTTATTGGCCAATCTTGCAAAACAATTCGGTGAAGATGTCCCTATGACAGGATGGCCTACAGATCAGGTCTTTTTCCGATTTAAAGAGGCAGTGGATTCCCGCAAACAGGTAATCATAATAATTCTTGATGAAATTGATAAATTGATAAAAAAAGGGGATGATGTCCTCTATAATCTTTCCCGGATGAATACGGATCTTAAAAATGCCCGGGTAAGCATGATAGGTATTTCCAATGATCTGAAGTTCACTGAATTTCTGGATCCACGTGTGAAAAGTTCTCTGGGAGAGGAGGAAATTATCTTTCCACCCTATGATGCCGAACAGATAAGTGATATTCTCAGGCAGCGTGCTGCTATTGCTTATAAGGAAAACAGTATGGATGACATGGTAATTCCTCTATGTTCTGCTTTTGCGGCACAGGAACACGGGGATGCACGGCGTGCTCTTGATCTTATGAGGGTTGCCGGGGAAATAGCCGAACGTGAGAAGAAGAATATTATCGAGGAAGAACACGTCAGGCAAGCCCAGGAAAAAATCGAAGTGGATCGTATAGTGGAAGTTATACGCACTCTTCCTACCCAATCCAAGCTCGCTCTCTATAGTGTGATGCTGCTGCGCAATAATGGCCACCGTAATGTGACAACGGGTGAGGTGTATAACGTTTACAGACAGTTATGCCGCAATGTTGATACCGATATCCTGACCCAGAGAAGGGTCACCGATCTCATATCAGAGCTTGATATGCTGGGTATCCTCAATGCTATAGTCGTGAGCAAGGGCAGATATGGCCGTACCAAGGAAATCGTATTGAGTGTACCTGTGGAAAGTACCAAGAAAGTCTTGCTTGAAGATTATCGCCTCAATATGCTGGCCGATTTCAAACCGGTTCTGACAGCCCAGATGCATCTTTGA
- a CDS encoding signal peptidase I gives MEIGEIIHTFKNSDNFWVGIARDGLSVLAILAVIGILSQLFFGMWTPMVAVESGSMEPHMYRGDIIFIEDFDRTQIETLRNAPADYISFEKKGDVILYRPYGQKGVTPVIHRAMYFVEEGQPMWEGGPEAPHEGYITKGDNTKTNSYYDQQGQISYLSPVKEEWIIGIARYKIPYIGHIRLLLS, from the coding sequence ATGGAAATCGGGGAAATAATTCATACTTTTAAAAACAGCGATAATTTTTGGGTAGGAATCGCACGTGACGGGTTATCGGTACTGGCTATTCTTGCAGTTATCGGCATCCTGTCCCAACTATTCTTTGGAATGTGGACTCCAATGGTTGCAGTGGAGTCGGGAAGTATGGAACCCCACATGTACAGGGGAGACATAATCTTTATTGAAGATTTTGACAGGACGCAGATAGAAACACTCCGGAATGCACCTGCGGATTATATCTCATTTGAAAAAAAGGGAGATGTTATCTTATACCGACCCTACGGGCAGAAAGGGGTTACCCCGGTAATCCACAGGGCCATGTATTTTGTTGAAGAAGGTCAGCCAATGTGGGAAGGGGGACCTGAAGCTCCACATGAAGGTTACATAACCAAAGGAGATAATACGAAAACAAATAGCTACTATGACCAGCAGGGCCAGATCAGTTATCTTTCTCCTGTAAAAGAAGAATGGATTATCGGTATTGCCCGTTACAAGATTCCATATATTGGACATATCAGGTTACTATTGTCCTGA